In Streptomyces sp. 840.1, the DNA window GGTGGGCTGCGGATCGATTACGGAGCCGGTGACCGACCAGTCGAACGGTGCGTCGCCCGGGGTGACCCCGACGAGGGTGACGCTCACCGGCACCGTGTCTCCGGGGCGCACCACTCCGACGTCGCACTGGAGGGAGGCGGCGTCGCAGGTGCCTCCGGGCCAGGTCAGCCTGCTGATCCGGGCGCCGGGCGGCGGGGCGATGGTCAGCCGGGTGCCGGGGGACGCGGCGGGGCCGCTGTTCACCACGTCGACGGTGATCGTCCTGGAGCGGCCGACGGCCACCGCCGGGATGTTGCCGGGTGCGTGGACCGCGAGGTCCACGGACTGCTGGACGCTGGGTTCCTTCTGCCTTCCCGGCAGGCCGGTGGTCAGCGGGCTGAGGGCGCAGGTCGCGACGTCCAGGAGGTAGAGCTTCTCGGGGCTGTTGGCCGGGAGGGCCTCGCGGGAGCTGATGACCAGGCCCGTGCCGTCGGCCGTCCAGGCGGCGTCGCGCGGCTGGAAGGGGCCGGTGAGCGAGGTGTCCGGCAGCTCTTGGCGGCAGCCGTCGGGGAGGTTGTGGGCGGCCTCGGGCAGCAGCACCTGGCAGCCGCCGTCCGCCAGGGTCGCCAGCAGGATGCCGTTGCGCTGGTCGCTCCGGCCGCCGCCGTTCTTGCGGTTGAACGCGATGCTGAGCCCGTCCGGCGAGAACGCCGGGCTGTCGTCGATGACCTCGCAGTCGCCGGGGCACGCCGTGGCGCTGAGGTCCCGCTGCGCGTTCAGGTCGTTGACCGGCACGGTCCAGATGTGCTTGTTGCCGCCGCCCCCGCCGATCACCTGGTTGCGGGTGAAGGCCAGGGTGGTGCCGTCGGAGGACCAGGTGGGCTGGGCGTCACCGCCCTGCGGCTGCCCGGCCGGCGCGGTGACCCGGTCGCGGATGGCTCCGGTCGCGACGTCCGCGATCAGGATGCTGCTGGGGCCCGCCGCGTCGCCGACGCCGCCGGGCGACGTACGGGTGAAGGCGAGGTACTTGCCGTCCGGGGAGAACGTCGGGTCGGTGTCCCAGTCGTTCGGTCCGCGCTCGTCGAGCTTCATGTACGCCTTGTTGGAGCCGTCTGCGTCCACCATCCAGATCCGCTCGACACGGTTGCCGGCTTCGCCCTCGAAGCGGGTCACCACGATCCTGCGGCCGTCGGGCGTGTAGTTCTGCCGCTCGGTCCACGGGTCCCCGGTGGTGGGCCGGAAGAGCGGGTCGTGCGTGGGATCGGTGTCGGTGTCGGCGGCCGGGTCCTCGTTGAGGATGGTCACCCCCAGGTCGCGGGGGTCGGAGCCGTCCGAACGGGCGTCCTGGAGCGTCACCTCGTGCGGTCCGGCGGCCGAGACGCGCTCGACCACCACACCGCCGTCGTCGACCGTGCCGGTCCAGGTGGGCGATTCGACCTCGCGGTCCTCGCTGAGCTTCAGCACCGGTGTGCCGGCGGAATGCGTCGTCACCCGGAACACATGGTCCCAGTCGCCCTCGCAGTCGCAGGTGCGGTCGGGGCTCAGGAACAGCACGTCGTTCCCGTCGGGCAGCCACGCTGCCCCATGGGTACGCCAGTCGGCCTGTACGCCCCCCAGCAGCGGCCCGTCGGTGCGCCCGTCGGTCACCCGCAGCCGGGGTCCGGGCGGCCCGGCCGAGGTGTAGGCGATCAGGTCGCGGTGCGCGGCATCGTCGAGCGGGTTCCAGGCCGGTTCGGTGGCCGCGCCGTTGGCGGGGTCGGTGACCCGGGTCGCGGCGCCGCCCGTCAGGGGCCGTACGTAGATCTGCATGCCGGCCGCCGCGTCGTCGCCGCCGGAGTACGCCAGGCGCCGGCCGTCCGGGGAGACCGTCGGGCACTCCTCGTCCCAGGGTGTGTCGGTGAGCCGGGTGAGGCCGGTGCCGTCGGTGCGCACCGTCCACAGATCGCGCTGCTTGCGGCCGTCCGCGCCACCGGGTTCGGCCGAGTCGAACACGACGGACCTGCCGTCGGGCGTCAGCTGGGGGTGCCCGGCGTAACGGCCGCTGGTCAGCTTGCGCACCGAACCGTCGGCGGTCCGCAGGTAGATCTGCGGCGCCTTCTCGTCGCGGCGGCTCGCGAAGACCAACTGGTCCCCGAGGGCGGACGGCTGGAGGTCGAAGTGTGCGGGGCCCTCGCCGAACAGCGGTGCGCTGTGGGTGTCGCTCTCCACCTGCCCGAGGCTGCGGTGGCGGGTGCCGGCGTAGGCGATCCGGGTGGCGGCGGCGTCGGCCGCCTGCACCCGGGGCTCGGCGCTGCCCTCCCCCGAGGCCGTTGTCACCGCGAGCAGGGGGATCAGGAGCAGCAACGACGCCCCGAGTCTTCCCGGGCGGAACCGCCCACCGGGGCCGGCGGTGCGCATCACGGTCCACCTCGCTGTCTGGTGCGGTATCGGGCTGTCCCCCGCCACCCTGCCGGGTCCGCGTACGGTGCGGCAGGGCGGCGGAGACGTACCCGGGGGAAACGTTCGGTGCGCTTTCGGGCAGCGCCGGCGTACCGGCCGCCGTCAGATGAGCCCGTTGCGCAGTGCGTAGCCGACCGCGTGGGCCCGGTTGCGCAGTTGCAGCCGCGTGATGATCTCGTGCAGGACGTTCTTCACGGTCCGTTCGGAGTACGCGGTCTTGCGGGCGATCTCCACGGTGTCCAGGCCTTCCGACACCAGGCGCAGCATGTCCGCCTCGCGCGTGGTCAGTGTGGACAGCGACAGGCTCCGCGGGTCGAGGGCCGACCGCTGGAGGCTGCCCACGTGGGTGAGCAGCTTGCCGAGCAGGTCACCGGGGAGTACGCCCTCGCCGTTGGCCATCGCCAGGACGAGGTGGAGCAGCTGGTCCTGGTCGGCGTCGGCACGCCGCAGCACCGCCGAGACGCCGCACTCTATGACGCGTTGCAGCGCGCCCGCGCCGAGGGTGCCGACCACCAGGCCGGTGCGGGTGGCGGTGTTGTGCCGCAGCCGGTGCAACAGGGCTGCCACGTCGTCGTCGACGGTGTCGACGACGACCAGCGAGGCCTGGGCCTGTTCCGCATCGGCGTCGTCGAGCAGACTTATCTCGGGCCGCCGGCGTAACTGCTGGACGACACCGACGTGCAGGACCGGATCGGCGGCGTACACGGCGACTGTCACCTGGTCCGGGCGGTCGGTCTGGGAGGTCCGGTGCGCGGCCGGTGCCTGGGTGGACAGACGTGGTGTGGTGACGGACGCGGCCGGACTGTACTGCTCTGGGCAGGTCATGGGTGCAGTTCCTGTTTCATGAGTCCGTGGGCTGAGGGTTCGTGAGCTGGGGGCTTGCGCGGAGACGGTGCGTGAGAAGACGGTCATGAGGTGAGAGTTCGCGGGCAGGAGGTTCGTGAACGGAGGGAGTGTGGAGGGTTCGTGAGCAGAGGGTCGTGGGCACGAGGGCGTACGGGCGGGTGACCTGAGGGGCGGGCAACGGCCGTCAGGGCGCGGACGGCCGGCTGCGGGACCTGGCGGCCCGGTCAACAGCTCACCGGAATGGCGGAGTTGGTCTTGACTCCCCGGGCACCGCGACTGCCCGGGTCTTGCCCTTGCGCTCCTCGTGGCGGGCGCGGCGCGCTTCTACCGTGACGGTGTGACGCCTTCCGCATCCCCCTCCGGCCCCAGCGCGCCCGGCCTCGACATCCCGGCGGTGACCGTTGCACCGGGCAGCACCGCCACCACCAGCCTGACCGTCCACAACGACAGCGACATCGTCGAGGCGTACAGCCTGGAGGTCGTCGGGGACTGCGCGCCCTGGGCCACCGTGGAACCCCCTCGGGTCTCCCTCTATCCGGGCACGTCCGAGACGGTGACGATCCGTCTGGACCCACCGCGTTCGCCGGACATCCGCCCCGGTGACACACCGCTGGGCGTGCGCGTCCTGCCGGCCGAGCACCCCGAGTCGGTACGGGTTCCCGAAACCGTCGTGACCGTCGAGGAGTTCCGCGAGCTGCACACCGAGCTGGCGCCGCGTCGCCGGCGCGGCTGGCTGCGCGGCCGCTACCGCCTCGCGGTGCGCAACCTCGGCAACACCTCGGCGCTGGTGGGCTTCGCCCCCGGTCAGGCGGGTGAGGAGCTGCGGTTCGCCTTCAGCCCGGCGAAGCCGAAGCTGGAGCCCGGCGAGTCGGCGGAGGTCCGGCTGCGGGTCCGCACCGGCAAGCCGGTGTGGTTCGGCTCCCCGGTGGTGTGGCCGTTCACCGTGGACGCCGCCGAGACCGTCGAGCCCGCCGCCCAGGAGGAGGCACGGCGTGACGAGTCCGTCGTACGGCCGCCGCTGAACGCCGAGTTCGTCCAGATCCCGATCTTCCCGAAGTGGCTGCTCGCGGTGCTCGCGGCGCTGCTCGCACTGCTCCTGGCCTGGTTCACCCTGGTGCGTCCCGCCGTGCGCAGCGCGGCGAAGGAGGCCGCCACGAAGGAGGTCCAGGCG includes these proteins:
- a CDS encoding LuxR C-terminal-related transcriptional regulator is translated as MTCPEQYSPAASVTTPRLSTQAPAAHRTSQTDRPDQVTVAVYAADPVLHVGVVQQLRRRPEISLLDDADAEQAQASLVVVDTVDDDVAALLHRLRHNTATRTGLVVGTLGAGALQRVIECGVSAVLRRADADQDQLLHLVLAMANGEGVLPGDLLGKLLTHVGSLQRSALDPRSLSLSTLTTREADMLRLVSEGLDTVEIARKTAYSERTVKNVLHEIITRLQLRNRAHAVGYALRNGLI
- a CDS encoding hydrolytic protein yields the protein MTPSASPSGPSAPGLDIPAVTVAPGSTATTSLTVHNDSDIVEAYSLEVVGDCAPWATVEPPRVSLYPGTSETVTIRLDPPRSPDIRPGDTPLGVRVLPAEHPESVRVPETVVTVEEFRELHTELAPRRRRGWLRGRYRLAVRNLGNTSALVGFAPGQAGEELRFAFSPAKPKLEPGESAEVRLRVRTGKPVWFGSPVVWPFTVDAAETVEPAAQEEARRDESVVRPPLNAEFVQIPIFPKWLLAVLAALLALLLAWFTLVRPAVRSAAKEAATKEVQARPNPGGAQDSQSPGTGSGGGKDNPSGGDKGAQPGASPGATPGTGGDGTSAGGGQQSSATIDLKTSGGRSAAGTYKVPEDHAFGITDIVVANFQGDEGVLTITFGKRKITTIALETFRNQDYHWVTPIKITENETVTVNVTCAKPGTPATGRRAQECHEVLNVSGVLSPVKQ
- a CDS encoding DUF11 domain-containing protein, with the translated sequence MRTAGPGGRFRPGRLGASLLLLIPLLAVTTASGEGSAEPRVQAADAAATRIAYAGTRHRSLGQVESDTHSAPLFGEGPAHFDLQPSALGDQLVFASRRDEKAPQIYLRTADGSVRKLTSGRYAGHPQLTPDGRSVVFDSAEPGGADGRKQRDLWTVRTDGTGLTRLTDTPWDEECPTVSPDGRRLAYSGGDDAAAGMQIYVRPLTGGAATRVTDPANGAATEPAWNPLDDAAHRDLIAYTSAGPPGPRLRVTDGRTDGPLLGGVQADWRTHGAAWLPDGNDVLFLSPDRTCDCEGDWDHVFRVTTHSAGTPVLKLSEDREVESPTWTGTVDDGGVVVERVSAAGPHEVTLQDARSDGSDPRDLGVTILNEDPAADTDTDPTHDPLFRPTTGDPWTERQNYTPDGRRIVVTRFEGEAGNRVERIWMVDADGSNKAYMKLDERGPNDWDTDPTFSPDGKYLAFTRTSPGGVGDAAGPSSILIADVATGAIRDRVTAPAGQPQGGDAQPTWSSDGTTLAFTRNQVIGGGGGNKHIWTVPVNDLNAQRDLSATACPGDCEVIDDSPAFSPDGLSIAFNRKNGGGRSDQRNGILLATLADGGCQVLLPEAAHNLPDGCRQELPDTSLTGPFQPRDAAWTADGTGLVISSREALPANSPEKLYLLDVATCALSPLTTGLPGRQKEPSVQQSVDLAVHAPGNIPAVAVGRSRTITVDVVNSGPAASPGTRLTIAPPPGARISRLTWPGGTCDAASLQCDVGVVRPGDTVPVSVTLVGVTPGDAPFDWSVTGSVIDPQPTDNTGRTVVPVREDTPPPTTPPQPPTPTRAPPTTEPPPTTAPPTVPPAPPEPAAGPGVGVTAQPNPGYVGGRVVVTYTVRNGREALATGLRLKIGLPRSVPDSGPPAGCDSSWVCALPDLAPGASTVVRVVLSPDKALTGSVTGLLTTTGTDADKSDNTARQPLRILQPRIVAVPPIGKPGFVTSVRGKDFPPGAPVRFTWKPGITAAAAPTVPKPDGTFIGQLLILAKDETGPRVITARGPGFSAVKTDFLVVIGNWQPPGEMTRR